A part of Prolixibacteraceae bacterium genomic DNA contains:
- a CDS encoding TonB-dependent receptor — MKHIIASTYLDVTARNDWSSTLPASNRSYFYPSVSLGWVWSDMLKRSGVELPSWMSYGKLRGSFAIVGNDAPTYLTNYTYKLEPGVDGNQFGRVDPIKPAEDLKPEQTTSYEFGAEFKLFNGRLSLDYTYYNNSTKDQILVIDDVPSSGYKQRVVNAGEIQNYGHELTITGDVLKNKEGLNWTSNINFSKNTNYVVSLTDDLPYYSVMSNSNIIPANIRITAGGGYGDIYGRGFQRDNDGNVLVGDDGLPLLTSDYVNLGNNQPDVLLGWGNTFKYKKWTLDFMFNMSFGGDVYSWTNSVLAGNGNASFTTDNREGGMIISGVNAKTGKPNTKEVTAQEYWQAVGGENGAVEPFLYDASYISLSNLSLSYKVGTIGNDQFSLTNVVVGVYGSNLWYAYKNTNGWVPNSSSSNYDSVQGIEAFSQPYTRSFGFNLGFNL; from the coding sequence ATAAAACACATCATTGCGAGTACTTACCTTGATGTAACTGCTCGTAATGACTGGTCTTCAACACTTCCTGCGAGTAATCGTTCTTACTTTTATCCATCTGTTTCCTTGGGTTGGGTCTGGAGTGATATGTTAAAAAGAAGTGGTGTTGAATTACCAAGTTGGATGAGTTATGGTAAGCTACGAGGATCTTTTGCAATTGTTGGTAATGATGCACCTACTTATCTAACTAATTATACTTATAAGCTTGAACCTGGGGTAGATGGTAATCAATTTGGACGTGTTGATCCGATTAAGCCTGCTGAGGATTTGAAACCTGAACAAACTACATCATATGAATTCGGAGCAGAGTTTAAGCTTTTTAATGGTCGCCTTTCATTGGATTATACTTACTATAATAACAGTACTAAGGATCAGATATTAGTAATTGATGACGTTCCATCTTCAGGATACAAACAACGAGTCGTTAATGCTGGTGAAATTCAGAATTATGGTCATGAATTAACTATTACAGGTGATGTTTTAAAGAATAAGGAAGGGCTAAATTGGACAAGTAATATTAATTTTAGTAAGAATACAAATTACGTCGTTTCGTTAACTGATGATCTTCCTTATTATTCAGTAATGTCTAACTCCAATATTATTCCTGCAAATATTCGCATTACTGCAGGAGGTGGTTATGGAGATATTTATGGTCGAGGTTTTCAGCGAGATAATGATGGAAATGTCCTTGTTGGAGATGATGGCCTTCCGTTACTAACTTCAGATTATGTAAATCTTGGAAATAATCAGCCTGATGTATTATTAGGATGGGGTAATACATTCAAGTATAAAAAATGGACATTAGACTTCATGTTTAATATGAGTTTTGGTGGAGATGTCTACTCTTGGACTAATTCGGTTCTTGCAGGAAATGGTAATGCTTCATTTACTACAGACAACCGTGAAGGTGGTATGATTATATCTGGTGTAAATGCAAAAACAGGTAAACCGAATACCAAGGAAGTAACTGCACAAGAATATTGGCAAGCTGTTGGTGGCGAGAATGGTGCTGTTGAGCCTTTCCTTTATGATGCTTCGTATATTTCATTAAGCAATCTTTCTTTAAGCTATAAAGTTGGAACGATTGGAAATGATCAGTTTAGTTTGACGAATGTTGTTGTTGGTGTATATGGTAGCAATCTATGGTATGCTTATAAAAATACTAATGGGTGGGTGCCTAATAGTTCGTCTAGTAATTATGATTCAGTTCAAGGAATTGAAGCTTTTAGCCAGCCATATACAAGAAGTTTTGGTTTTAATCTAGGATTTAACCTTTAA
- a CDS encoding SusD/RagB family nutrient-binding outer membrane lipoprotein produces MMKNNILKICVALIILSGCTSDFDSLNTDPTKVTELDSKYLFTTVEKRGGFSNWGIYQLMQSLYVNQYAQYWANTTSYFPSDRYTMNNGWIEGVWNEFYSEHFRVLNQIVENPNENINRVQIARIYRAFLYQRWTDTWGAIPYSEASRGISKPKYDSQESIYRDLVNELQDAISKLDSSQEAGGFGSADVIYQGATDKWKRFANSLLLRIAIHMSNVDTEFAQDVATKAIASGVMSANSDAAILPSDPNNREATNPIHEIAYWNEFRMSKTMEVYMNGDKLGVVDPRLKMYWAPIAKRNNVVDEYDEINFKGVQNGLAVSNIPLDNLGGYSNVGPIASKYNYDAENQTYQAVDAGKALPMFIFSYAEVCFLKAEAGLRWGLGGDVKTNYDQGIRASMLQWSEEESNTYSGPVPSSQEISNYITEVGGTIDQKKISTQKWLALFPDGFEGWTEFRRTGYPDFIPVPSPDPSAGLNGEFISRIAYPQVEKNLNPNEYNKSATLGDSMWWQK; encoded by the coding sequence ATGATGAAAAATAATATACTAAAGATCTGTGTAGCATTGATAATTTTATCGGGCTGTACTTCCGATTTCGATTCATTGAACACAGACCCAACAAAAGTAACAGAGTTAGACTCTAAATATCTCTTCACTACAGTAGAGAAACGAGGTGGATTTTCGAACTGGGGAATTTATCAGTTGATGCAAAGTCTTTATGTAAATCAGTATGCTCAATATTGGGCAAATACAACAAGCTATTTCCCTTCTGATCGTTACACCATGAACAATGGTTGGATTGAAGGGGTTTGGAATGAATTCTATAGTGAGCATTTTCGTGTGTTGAATCAAATTGTAGAGAATCCAAACGAAAATATTAATAGGGTGCAAATTGCACGTATTTATCGTGCTTTTTTATATCAACGTTGGACTGATACATGGGGGGCTATTCCTTATAGCGAAGCGAGTCGTGGAATTTCAAAACCAAAATATGATTCACAAGAGTCAATTTATCGTGATCTTGTGAATGAGTTGCAGGATGCAATTTCAAAGTTAGATAGTTCGCAAGAAGCTGGTGGATTTGGATCGGCTGATGTTATCTATCAAGGTGCAACAGACAAGTGGAAGCGTTTTGCAAACTCATTACTTTTACGTATTGCTATTCATATGTCGAATGTCGATACTGAGTTTGCACAAGATGTGGCTACCAAAGCTATTGCTTCTGGTGTAATGAGTGCTAATTCAGATGCAGCTATTTTACCAAGTGATCCGAATAACCGTGAAGCAACAAATCCAATTCATGAAATAGCCTATTGGAATGAGTTCCGTATGAGTAAGACCATGGAAGTCTATATGAATGGAGACAAACTTGGAGTTGTTGATCCTCGACTGAAGATGTATTGGGCTCCAATTGCTAAAAGAAATAATGTTGTTGATGAATATGATGAGATAAATTTTAAAGGAGTACAGAATGGCTTGGCTGTGAGTAATATTCCATTAGATAATTTAGGTGGTTATTCAAATGTTGGTCCAATTGCATCGAAATATAACTATGATGCAGAAAATCAAACTTATCAAGCCGTTGATGCAGGTAAAGCTTTGCCAATGTTTATCTTTTCTTACGCTGAGGTGTGTTTTTTAAAAGCAGAAGCTGGTCTTCGATGGGGTTTAGGTGGTGATGTGAAGACCAATTATGATCAAGGAATTCGTGCCAGTATGCTTCAATGGAGCGAAGAGGAGAGTAATACTTATTCTGGACCAGTACCATCGTCACAAGAGATCTCTAATTATATTACTGAAGTAGGAGGGACTATTGATCAGAAGAAGATCAGTACACAGAAATGGCTTGCTCTATTTCCTGATGGTTTTGAAGGTTGGACTGAGTTCAGAAGAACGGGTTATCCTGATTTTATTCCTGTTCCTTCTCCTGATCCATCAGCTGGGCTCAATGGTGAATTTATAAGCCGAATTGCTTATCCACAAGTTGAGAAGAACCTAAATCCTAATGAGTATAATAAATCGGCAACATTGGGTGATTCTATGTGGTGGCAGAAGTAA